In one Palaemon carinicauda isolate YSFRI2023 chromosome 25, ASM3689809v2, whole genome shotgun sequence genomic region, the following are encoded:
- the LOC137618836 gene encoding craniofacial development protein 2-like, whose amino-acid sequence MSLKLGLGATIINVVCAYAPQTGCTEKKDTFWEEMDQELGMIPARERVIIGRDLNGHLGTSRERIERVHGGWGVGERNHGEERVIDFAVAFGLEMINTFKKKINRLITYSTGGRESQIDLLLCKRGHLKEVRNCKVINGESVAVQHRLVVIDCRIRNYRRSKKTTMDPNIKWRKLKEEELRVLFKERVLEAVRLHEDVKELWTENSKVILMIGEEVLGKSLGRRPPNDKESWWWNDEVQEWVKTKKEANKKTDLSGQEQAKLQP is encoded by the coding sequence atgagtttaaagctaggattGGGAGCAACAATAATCAATGTGGTttgtgcctatgccccgcaaactggatgtacagagaagaaggatacattctgggaggagatggaccaggagctaggaatgattcctgcaagggaaagggtaattataggaagagatctgaacggccacttgggaacTAGTAGGGaaaggatagagagagtgcatggaggttggggtgtgggtgagagaaatcaTGGGgaagaaagagtgattgattttgcagtggcttttggCCTAGAAATGATCAATACCTTTaagaagaagattaacagactgattacttataGTAcaggtggcagggagagccagatagatttgctgctgtgtaagagaggccatctgaaggaagttagaaattgcaaggtgataaatggggagagtgtagcagtgcaacataggttagtggtaattgattgcagaataAGGAAttataggagaagtaaaaagacgacaATGGACCCAAATATTAAGTGGCGGaagttgaaagaggaagaactgagagtcttgtttaaggaaagagtgctggaagcagtaaggttacacgaGGATGTAAAAGAATTGTGGacagagaatagtaaagtgattctaatgATCggcgaggaagtacttggaaagtcattaggaagaagacccccaaatgataaagaatcatggtggtggaatgatgaggtgcaagaatgggtaaaaaccaagaaagaagccaataAGAagacagatctatcaggacaagagcaggccaagctacaaccctag
- the LOC137618837 gene encoding uncharacterized protein has translation MEKAWLLELAAYLASRTVFEDGLPNETVTIGVTRREVERAVKRMKKCKPAGHVMRRDEHYIGRRVMEMEVQGTRRRGRPKRRLVDCIKDDLQSKGLTWDEVRDRGRCRKLTRNIGPT, from the coding sequence atggagaaggcttggctattagaattagctgcctacTTAGcatcaagaacagtatttgaagatggactcccaaacgagacagttaccataggagttactagaagagaagtagaacgaGCAGTAAAGAGGATGAAAAAATGTAAACCtgctggtcatgtcatgagaagagatgaacactatattgggaggagagtgatggaaatggaggtacagggaactagaaggagagggagaccaaagcgaaggttggtggactgtatcaaggatgaccttcaatcaaagggattaacctggGATGAGgtgcgggacagaggtagatgtagaaaactgaccagaaacattggccccacatag